GAAAACAGAACAACAATAGAACACAAACAAACCCAAAACCAACTTTGATCACTACTTATTTCATAACAGAACAACACTCGAAAAGGCTGCCGATAAGAAAACAGAGCTTTCTTTCAACCAATTTGAACCTCAATTGTCCTGGGCTTTTTCGGCTCCGGCGGCGGAAGTTTCTCAACCGTCACAGTCAGCACGCCGTCCTGACACACCGCCTTGATTGCCTCCGTGTTAGCATTTTCCGGTAGCACGAACTTCCGCATAAATTTCCCGACCCTGCGTTCCATCCTCGCATATTTCTGACCCTCCTTCTCTTCTTCTCTCTTACGCTCGCCACTTATCAACAAAACATTCCCATCCTCCACCTGCACTTTGATATCTCCTG
This genomic interval from Primulina eburnea isolate SZY01 chromosome 16, ASM2296580v1, whole genome shotgun sequence contains the following:
- the LOC140816479 gene encoding 17.3 kDa class II heat shock protein-like, which produces MDMRLFGFDSPLFHLLDAAEDSDGNKSIGAPTRTYFLDAKAMATTPADIKESPKAYEFVIDMPGLKSGDIKVQVEDGNVLLISGERKREEEKEGQKYARMERRVGKFMRKFVLPENANTEAIKAVCQDGVLTVTVEKLPPPEPKKPRTIEVQIG